CAACTTTTAGAGGCTATTGGATTGGTGGAACACGATCCATCCTTGGGTCTTGAGACTCATGTAGGACACGAAGCAGTAGCatagctacatataggctggcgtaggcaagcaacaaaatttttatttatgttacatgtttttacatagattttttacaattatttacttgtttatatatgttgtgcccctttagaaatgagaatttctatacCACAGccaaaaatttatggctccgcCAGTGTTCTCAACCAAATGAACTAAATCCATGAGAAATGGGATTCCCTATAACCAAATATTTGCACTAAGATCATATCGGAACCAATTAAAACCCTGAAATTCAGAACCTATGAGCAGCAGTAAGCATTAAGTGGACCGACTTATAGCACAAATCGCGAATCTTACTGTGTCCACAAAAAGGAGTCTCCATGACCTGTTGACAACAACTTTTCACCTAATGTAATCCTACAAGATCTTCTCATACAGTAACCAAACCTCATAAATGGTAATGCCAATAGTTAGTGCAACAATAACCGAGAAATTGCATCTCCTCTAAAGCTTAACGAAGACTGCTCTGTTGCATGGGTTAAGGGGTTGAATTATAGTTAAGGGGCATGTTGCATATTTTTATACTGAGAAATATGCATTAGGACTACACAGTTCTGGTTGGATGTCTATATTCTTAAACTTCATCCCTACTGAAGCTGGGTGTGAGTTGAAATTTTTCCTACATAGATCAGAACATTTCTTGCCTATAAAGGGGTGTTTGTTCGCGGACCAGATCAGGCATTTAATGCATACTTAACCTGCTAAAAGTTATAGTGATATCCCACTTTAGGCCagatataaaaaagaaagaccataTATATCAGTCCAGATTTTTGTTGTAAGGAGAGGcctaatttctttcttaatataTTTAAGTGCACTTCGAGTAGTTCCTCCTAGTTATTGAATTGCTGTTTAGTAAATTTCCCATAAGCTTCATTTTCAAGTGAGTGGGAGGGAATCCCACCAACAGGTGAAAGGCTGAAGCCCCCACCCACCACACCCCCCGGGGCCTAGAGCTACATCGGGACTTAAGTAAAGTTACGGTTAGTTCCTTCAACTCGAGAATAGCTTTGCCACATTCCCAAGCATCTCATTAATGGCTAACTGAAGAGCTGGTAGATGGACTTGGAGAGTAAAATATAACGTATGATACAAGAAAATCAAAGCTATGACACCATCCTACTAATTATATTCATTATATGAAGACTTGGCATCATAAATATGTGGATACGTTCTTGGGTGCAGTCATATAACATACCTTTTGACATCAGAGCACGGTTACTGAAGCACGCGCAGAGAACCTGTGGAATGCTTTCTCACCAGAAAAATTACACGTAAACAGATAGAGAATTTGCCATAACTGAACATGTGATTCATTGTTCCAAAGCAAAATGCCAAAACAAGGAGCACTGGCAAAATCTGAGGCCACATTTTTACCAGAACAGGTAAGCCTGTTCATTATCGTGTAAAAGTAGTCTCTTCATTCTCACATAAAGCAAGAGTCTTGCTTCACTTTTCTGGGATCGAAGTTCTTATAcaagacagagacagagagtaCTTTTCCCGATCAGTGACAAAAATTTACTCGTGCAAATTCTCAAATCTTCCGTTATGAAAACAAATTATACTACTTTCTTAGGGGCTTGATTGCTACTATGATCGACACATGCATACCCAAGATCATAGCATGTGCATAGATCTAGATATAATGTAAGACAGCTGGTCGCTTAGGGCCTGACCATGAGGGTATTTTCTCCTGTATAACCATATCAGAAACCTTTCAACGTAAAGTTCAATAAATTGAACAAGCTACAGAACCCGTATAACGCTTCTTCACCTGAAAAAGTTGGTCATTTATTCTCACACCAGGAAGTTGTCAGGAGACTCAGGACCCTTCAAGCATATATTTTACTTTCCCAATGCACATACTAAAGAAGGATATTTCAGATAATGGCTTTAGAAGTTAATTTATATCAGTATTTCCTTTTGAACGAACAAATAATACTACTTTCAAGGGCTCTGTgacaaaaataattaatatatgcAACGTCACGAGGGCAAGCATTTAGCTATAACGCCGTGGCTGGACCACTAGTCTTCTCCGAAGTCTTTTTCCAAAATGGTCTTGCCATCGTCAGAGCAAATTGGACGTGCCCTAGTGCCGTGCCacccaaaatatatatatatatagcgccATGAATAGAGAAGTGATCATTTACCGTCCAAGTGTTCGCAGTTCTTTTGGAAATATATGCGTTTCTTTTTTCCAATAAGCCAATGAACCCTTACCTAACTATCTTGACAATCTCTATCTACAGTAATGTAACCCAAAAGAGATCATTTGACTTAAAATAATTTATCTTGTTGAAGCATGCGGCAGATAAATGGCTATGGTCAAGAAGATTACTATTTGTCCCTCAGCACGTTGAAAAGGACGAAAGCAAAGATCATGAtggtctttttttatttttttcaagtgtgaTTGCTAAAGATCCTTGacgtaattttttcttttagtgcAAGCATAACCTTTGAGCCTCAAAGTGCTTCAATATAATTGCTTTAGTTTATTTAAGTCAAGCCCCAAAACTGACTATAATGGATTTCTAGGCACGACCTTTTCTTCTCCTTGCACTGGCTGAAGCAGGTCGGGGGAATTAACTCGATCACCTTTACAACGGTCTCATGTTGGCTGTGGTGCATAGTTTCATGTTATACTTATTTTTCTGTGTTAGGCCTCTCGGTGTCCCTCACTTTCGCCTACTAGCAAAGTTATACCACTGCTTAGACCATATATATGAGGGTACCTACCTCTCGGGGATTAAAGTTTGGACCGCCTTTAACTGGAAGGGTTTAAGCCATCCCACTTCGCCGTGTTTCTAGAGGCCTTTTTCCGCTGAAAGCGGGCTGCAGAATTCCCCAATTCATTTACTAAAAAAGGAATATAAAAATGGAACAAATAacagcaaaatcaagaaactaacAGATAGTTAAGCCATCCCAACCTCCTGCCCCAAGAGCAGGGCAATTACCTCACAGATAAAATCCCGACCACTAGATTCCCGTAGCAGATCGAGCTTTGAAGCAGGGGCGAAGGCCGAGGCCGGTGTGGATACCGTGTGGGCAGTTGATCAAACTAACCCACAagtacttatttttatgttgacaACTCTGAAAAAATTTTCTCACTTACATGTCAATGCCCCTAAAAGATTTGAAATGTATTACTAGTGACCCttaaccaaaaatttttagCATCGTCCCTACTTTGAAGCTCACCGAACCAACCAACCGAACTTAAGCAGCCCCTAAACCAATGCTTCCGTTTCCATCTAACATTATTGGATCTGACAAAGATGGAATGCGCACCGACAGAGGTAGATCGACCAGGAATTCAAAATGGCATTATATGGAAAGCTCCAAACTTCTTGTTGCTTCACCACCACCGTTTGCTGAATATTCCTGTTAAACCAAAACAGCCAGCTTATGCTCTATATCCTGCAACCATTCCAGAAACTATTTCGATCAACCAGCCAGTTGGACCCTTTGTGCTACCTGAGAGGGCTGAAACACAATTGTTCTTCACCACATATGTGACTACGAAGTACGAAGCCCTCGTTGTCACCAGTGAGAAGGGGTTAAATGGTTTGGGTGTAAGTGCAAGACCAAATCGAGTCCCAACTGGCAGCGAAAATCAGATTTCTTCTAACCAAATTCAGGTGCACGAAAATGTGGGATTTTCTCCCGACCAATTTCGAGTCAAGTGGTCAGATCGGGCCGTGTGTTTCGTTGATTGTCGGTTTCACCAAGCCATGGACGCGTTCCACTATTCCATAGGAAGGCGATCTCTATTGAGTAAATCAAGCTGAATTGTGGAACTCGTCTCTATTCTAGGATTACATTTATTCTTATTATTGttactgctgctgctgttgttaTTGCTGCTCCACAAAACTGTCTTCACCAACAATGTTCTAAAAGCAGTATCTGAAATTTTGATGGTTCTATCTTGCTGTTAGGACTAAATGGGTCGATTAATTCATTCCAAGTTTGAACTCAAAtgggcaagaaaaaaaaacacacatttcTAGATAAGGTAGTCAACACATGTAATAAGATCCGATCATCTATGAGGATCATACACAGAAAAGGAGAAATCTCAACTGGCGCCTAAATCTAGTTGTTAGTTAGAAATCAGGTATCGATCAGAGCATCTGAGATAAGGCTGTAAAATGCTCAAGTTCTATTATATCTCTAATACCATCCAACACCTCATTTCTGGACATGAATCATCACAGTACGCCCGCAACGGCTACTGGTGTTGGATTTGCTTTTCtaatcagattttgatttgGCTCGAGACTGCATTTTATTAATCAGTCAACCTACACTTTCAGGACTCCGTATATAGCCACCCGATAAGTGAGTGCGCAAAGCATGCGTAAAATCCCACGGTCTGAGGAGGTAaccacttctttttcttttcttctattgaAAACACTCTCGGCTGAACAGATTTATACCAGATCAACTACGTGGATGGAAACTGAGAATTCCTGTTTCCATTATTGCACGTCACCATATCTTGTTTCCTTCAATTAATCGCCTCCTTCGTGTTGCTTGCCATGTCTGACTCTGAGATGAAATCCTCTGCTTTTATTCTAGCAATTCACCATGCCTTGTCCATCCATAGGACCATAACCTCTCTTCAACTACATTCCTTGCGAGTCATCTTTAATATAAACCAACAAGAAATAATGAGATTCTATCCTACGAATGTCATGCCATTGAAAGAACGGAAGAATCCCAACCTAGGTTCGGAAACGCTTGCTTCACAGGAAGATACATGTGTAGACATCAAAAGCTGGGGCCGAGTGAGGCAGCCCAAAGAACAGAAAGTGGAACTGCAACTGCATGCTCACGCTGATCACATTATTAAACTGTTCTTTCTGTCGATCTCGACCTCATCAAAACTTTATATCGACTTGCATCTTCCTTGACGGTTCACATAGAACTTCTAGATTTGACAAGATTTTTCATACAACTCTCGATGTTTGAGATAACTGAAAACGACCTttaattttataacattgctACATAATAAAACTGATAGACGCAGACTTaccataaaagaaacaaaaactgaaCTGCAAATAATTAACTTCGCACTAGCCTTGCTTGGAACAATCAAGAAGTTTATGGAAAATAATGATCATGAGTAAAACTTATTTTGAGATTACTTGATCACTCCCTGAACTGAGTTAATAATTAGGGCTGCATTGACAAAATGAATTAAggtgtttgattattttaaatttaagaCCCATGGATCTAATGTGGTATCCTTTTGTTGATGTGGTAAAAATTCCACTGCAAAATCCATAGTTCATCAAAGTAAGGATCAGTCCGTAGTTCATCAAAGTAAGGATCTTAAATCTGACCTAAAATCTGCACTTGAAATGCTTAGTTTACCTAAAAAcatcttatttattttcataatggAGAGGGTTTTATCTCCAATCCTGATGATTTAAAATCAGAGGCAATCAAACGTCCCCCATACTAGTGCTCTTAATAACTATTGTAAACTTAGGAGCCTTCTTGAAATTTTCCTACTtaccaaacaaaagcaaaaacttCTTTTGTCTGTCAGGAACTAATGGTCATAAATAAATTTTCGGCATGGTTTTGCTCTAAATTTTATTCATGATACCGTGCTCCGAAGCATTAATGATACGGCGGTATTGGTACTAGTATTGGAATGTTGGTATGACAATGGTATGTTTGGATCGGTTTCAAGTCAGAATTGATCCAAACTAAAGCTAGGCATCTGGTCGGCCTGAGTTAGCCTCAAGCTCGACAAAGTCAGGCTCGGTCTGGCACGAAGCCCTTGCTAGCAACCCAAGCTCAACCCACTTAGTTATTGGGCCGCGCCCAACCGTCAATTTTATGTCCGTCAAGTATTTAGTTTGATGTCCACCCATATTTGAAACTCTTACCATTTCACAGGTTAATATACACGTTAATATCTCATAAACCTTtaggttgtatttgtttcaccatggATCTGAGATTCATGGTAATATGAGATTCAAATGATCTTATATCTATAAATTTAAAGTGGGACCCCCTCCTCATccaaccttaaattcatggtttttaacatgttgcAGGTATTTAAAACCTAGGTCGAGAATCTCCCAAAACACACATTTTAATAAAGCTTTAGATCttagctatcaaacacaaccttagtgACGTGTCAAGTGTTTCTAAGGGTAAAGTTTTTAAGGGAGTCATCAACGCTGCATCAAGAGTTTCTAAGTGAACcaattgctatatatatatatatatatatatatatatatatatatatatatatatataaagacagaaaaagagagaacaaaataaaaatatggagTGATGAGTTctaaatatgtatatatcagACCGAGTTCGGACATGTATATATCAGACCGAGTTCGGACCAGCTCGGCTTGATGAACTTTTTTAATCGAGTTAGTCCAAGTGTCAAATAACCAGCTCAAGCCCAGCCCATCATGAGTCAGGTATCCAGTCCGTTGCCTTTTTCcaagccaattttttttcttttattttaagttttaagcaTTGTCTTTGTGATGTATTGAGtataaattttgtttcaaatttgtaTGACCCaatcatatttttgttattaaaaaaacatttgaataacttaatatatgtttctcaccaaatcactcttaatATTACATCTATAAGGTTaggttgcaaaaaaaaaatattgtaataaataattttaatgaGTCTGGTATTTGTTTCTTACGCAaataggtctggtttttaccaacttctaGATATACTTTTGTGACTGTGAACTAGTTAATGGTATTTCAAGGTTATGCCCATATTTGGGAGTTGGAGTGACTAGACCAACTTTTTTATGCCTCCACTCCTAGTCTTTGATGCTTAGGGGCAGTTAATTTACATTTATGACACATTATGTGCTATATATCGTAAATATATTTCACAAAATCTAATCCTTTCCCTAAAAAACAAGTCGCTCTTGTTCTACTTATGCAGCCGCTCCTAAAATTGAGCTCGAACTCCGCCCTTCCATGGTATGTCTCTTCACCGTTTGTGAGAACGCTCTTGTCCACAGGGGAGCTTGAAGAAGGGCAGCTCAGCTGGTTAAGCGCATTTGCCAGCCTGAACTATCTTTTTTGTCATCTCTAAATTTCATACGGTTTCTTACCTTCTCCACCTCGTTTTTCAAGCTTGAAGGCTCTAAGACATTGCTTACTTATTCATAACCTAACAGAGTTTAAACTACCCACTTGCTGCCCTTGTCACCGTGAACTAGCTAGCCCACTTTTTATTGGACCACGTGTTCGAGCCTTTGGCGTTGTGGGTCCCCAAATTCAAAACCATGTGGCAGGACCCGGCCCAGTTCTGAAGCTCCATCTTTTGCCCACAGTGCCAGAGAGATGGCACCATGAAACATGAGGATATGGTTCCTTATCCCAAAATCTAGctcgttctctctctcgttttcacACTTCTCATAGACTGGTGAAGAACTCCCTGGTTTCTCCTTCCTCTCATCACGCTGATGGATGCCATTCTTACCCACCACTCCTCACTCTCCCCCAAGCCTCCACTGTCGACCCTTTCCTCCAATCTCACCAAATGCCTCCCCTTTACCATCCACATCCCTCCATCCACGAGTTTTGCTGGCACTGGCACTTCCGCCAACATCCAGAGGCTATACTCTGCCATCCATAAGAACCACCAATCTTTCATCCCCAGGACTTCTACGACACAAAATACGAGCGTCCAAGAGGATGAAGAAGCGTATGGAGAAGTGAAGGGGATCATAGGGAGCAGGGTGGTCGAAGGCCCTAGAATGGAGTACCTCATCGAGTGGAAAGACGGGCACACACCCTCTTGGATTCCTTCCCAGAACATCGCGAAGGACGTCATCGCGGAGTACGAGACCCCCTGGTGGACGGCCGCTAAGAAGGCCGACGAGGCTGCCCTGCGTTCCCTCCTTTCCCAGGAAGGCGGCTCCCTCCGCGACGTCGACGCTGTCGACGAGAACGGCCGAACGGCGCTCATGTTCGTCACCGGGCTGGGTTCGGAGGAGTGCATCCGGCTGCTAGTGGAGGCCGGCGCGGCGTTGGATTGGCAGGACGAGGTGGGATTTACAGCACTGCATATGGCAGCCGGGTACGTGAAGCCGGGAGCAGTCAGGACGCTTCTGAAGTGTGGGGCAGACCCAGAATTAGAGGACCAAAGAGGGCGAACGCCGGGGAAGCTCGCGAAAGAGCTGCTGGAGCAGACGCCGCGGGCGAATCCCGTGCAATTTGCCCGGCGATTGAGCCTCGAGTCTGTAATCAAGGAGCTCGAAGGGGCGATATTTGAATTCGCAGAAGTGGAGCAAATTGTGGGGAAGAGGACTAATGGCCGGAGAAAGGAATACTTGGTGCTGTGGAAGGATGGAGGAGACAAAGAATGGGTGGAAGAGAAGTTTGTTGGGGAAGATCTTGTGAGGGACTACGAGGCTGGGCTGGAGTACGCCGTCGCTGAGGCGGTGCTAGGGAAGAGGGAGGGCAGCGAGGAAGGGAAGTGGGAGTATCTGGTGAAGTGGGAGGACGTGGAAGAGCCAACTTGGGAGGAAGCGGAGAACATCGACCCGGAGCTGGTGGCGGAGTTTGAGCGGCAGCATGGTGAAGCCCCGGCTCCTGGGGAGGTTACTGGTGTCGAAGGTCAGACGGATGGCTGATTGTTTGATTCCTTGCAACTTGGCAAGGATTTCGGAATTGTTTGGTACCTCCTTTTTTCTTGTAGTGGATCAATTTTTGTGCTGTGATGGATGGGAGAGATGTATACAAACGCAATGTGGAATGACAACGAGCCTTTCGGGGCTATTTTGTTAGTATATATTATGGATGAACATGTGgaaatgagaaaacaaatgCAGGTTTCCCTCTCCTTTGTATGACAACTGACAAGACGGATCCTCCGAGAGAAGTACCTCAAAGAAACATTCACTTGATGTGCTCTATAGTAACTCATTTGTATAGTACACTGCCCAAATTTTATACCGATTTACCCATGAATGACTCCATTACTTTGGACAACAAAATCGGTGAAACTTGTAACTCACACTCTAATATTGGAACCTTGTCCTGAAATACAAAAATAATCCACATCTGAatctatttccatttttttctactGAAAAGCAAGGATTCACTTTGAAACATATTCTTATGGATCCAACTAAAAATCATCCATAGTTGTTGTCATGTTACTCATGTTGGTGGTGCACTTTGATATTCATTGCGGGATGCAGAATTAAATGCTTTTGAATATCAGCTAAAAATCATGTTCACAAGACTTTGAGAAGTCTATTTTTTGGGTAAGGCACAAATAAAAAGTCGGAGATCAATTATATGAACTCGATATCTTTTTCTCAGCCATGCTGACCATTGTCTTGCTCCTCTGAATGGGCTAAAATGTCACTATTGCGTAGCACAAATGGGAAGACAAATGTAATTCTCCTTGTAAGATTGTAAATAAGGCCTCAACCTATCAACATCTTAATATCTGCCTTACTTGGCCTGATTTTCTCAAAGAGATTGACTACATCTTCTCTGTATAAATTGTGAAAACTGAGATCCATCTACTACCCTAATTAAATTAGCCATGTGTGGCAGCTATGGATgataaaaatcttgaaattaaaattctcatattCAGTCTGCATGAATCATGTAAAATAAATCATGACACTGTTTCCCTTGAAACACTTGCATTTGTACAAGAAGATATCAATCTGACATCATCAATAGATTCAGTCCTTGAAAGTATTATAATTGAATATACTGAATACCAGATGGCATTTATATTCTTCTACAATCTATCCATCTACTTGAAGCAGTATCAGCTTTCTAAAGAATTACCGCTAAACCATTTCTTAATTGATTGGAAGTGATGACAAAGTCGAGGACCATGGCATTATTTTGCGCTTAAAGGAAGCAGCCATTCTGCAGGAGGAGATTCTACAGTAAAATAAGATGGGCCAACAAAACTGTCGTAAAGAAACTAAAAGTTCCATGTTGTCAACAGGTTACAAAAGGTTGAGAAGTGTCAGACTGAAACTAGAGTATATTTGAATCCTGATTCTAAGTGTTTGAAAAGGCATATCTTCACTAACACCGCAAAGTATTTTCACGCTGTTTAGATCATCTTTATACA
This window of the Nymphaea colorata isolate Beijing-Zhang1983 chromosome 2, ASM883128v2, whole genome shotgun sequence genome carries:
- the LOC116247071 gene encoding signal recognition particle 43 kDa protein, chloroplastic encodes the protein MDAILTHHSSLSPKPPLSTLSSNLTKCLPFTIHIPPSTSFAGTGTSANIQRLYSAIHKNHQSFIPRTSTTQNTSVQEDEEAYGEVKGIIGSRVVEGPRMEYLIEWKDGHTPSWIPSQNIAKDVIAEYETPWWTAAKKADEAALRSLLSQEGGSLRDVDAVDENGRTALMFVTGLGSEECIRLLVEAGAALDWQDEVGFTALHMAAGYVKPGAVRTLLKCGADPELEDQRGRTPGKLAKELLEQTPRANPVQFARRLSLESVIKELEGAIFEFAEVEQIVGKRTNGRRKEYLVLWKDGGDKEWVEEKFVGEDLVRDYEAGLEYAVAEAVLGKREGSEEGKWEYLVKWEDVEEPTWEEAENIDPELVAEFERQHGEAPAPGEVTGVEGQTDG